In a genomic window of Corynebacterium choanae:
- a CDS encoding ABC transporter ATP-binding protein encodes MSLTSHATQQPASLELRNISKVYPTKKGNVTAVSDANLVMEPGEFVTLLGPSGCGKTTNLRMIAGFESPTTGEILLDGVDIVSVPPAKRPMSMVFQSYALFPHLSVRENVAFGLQLDRKLSKAEISSRVDSAMEAMGILEYADRGPHELSGGQQQRVALARALVMEPRVLLFDEPLSNLDAKLRDQMRFEIRRIQQELGITSVFVTHDQDEAMTMSDKIVVMSRGRVEQVGTPQQVYRQPRSKFVAEFLGSANFLPVQVSAPEAVTTPAGNPGFRCAVTLRDRTFAVAAADTVTGPAAELMIRAEDLRLADQTGEHDEAHWYIDGLVASSAFHGDAINYVVDTVDYGQLKVKVSGTADMVPTGKAVTVVVDPARSWIIPPAPAAATS; translated from the coding sequence ATGTCTCTTACTTCTCACGCCACCCAGCAGCCGGCAAGCCTTGAGCTGCGCAATATCTCTAAGGTGTATCCCACGAAAAAAGGCAATGTCACTGCAGTCAGTGATGCCAATTTGGTGATGGAACCTGGCGAATTTGTGACGTTGCTTGGCCCTTCCGGCTGCGGGAAAACCACCAATCTGCGGATGATTGCAGGCTTCGAATCGCCAACTACCGGTGAGATCCTGCTCGACGGCGTCGATATTGTGAGCGTCCCGCCGGCGAAACGTCCGATGTCGATGGTGTTTCAGTCGTACGCGCTGTTTCCCCACCTGTCGGTGCGGGAAAACGTAGCGTTTGGCTTGCAGCTTGATCGGAAGTTGTCAAAGGCTGAAATTTCCAGCCGGGTTGATTCGGCAATGGAAGCGATGGGCATCCTCGAGTATGCCGACCGCGGTCCGCATGAGCTTTCCGGTGGTCAGCAGCAGCGTGTTGCGCTTGCTCGCGCACTTGTGATGGAACCTCGGGTGCTGCTGTTTGACGAGCCGTTGTCGAACCTCGACGCGAAGTTGCGCGATCAAATGCGCTTCGAGATTCGCCGGATCCAGCAAGAACTGGGGATCACTTCGGTGTTTGTGACCCACGATCAGGACGAGGCCATGACCATGTCCGACAAGATCGTGGTGATGTCCCGTGGTCGTGTTGAACAGGTCGGCACCCCGCAGCAGGTGTACCGTCAACCACGCAGTAAATTCGTGGCCGAATTCCTCGGCTCGGCGAACTTTTTACCAGTGCAGGTCAGCGCTCCCGAGGCTGTCACGACACCGGCAGGAAACCCGGGATTCCGCTGTGCAGTGACCTTACGGGATCGTACTTTTGCAGTCGCTGCTGCTGATACGGTCACCGGACCTGCCGCTGAGTTGATGATTCGTGCCGAGGATCTGCGGCTGGCTGACCAAACCGGGGAGCATGATGAAGCACACTGGTATATCGACGGTCTGGTTGCTTCCTCAGCATTCCACGGCGATGCAATCAACTATGTTGTTGACACGGTTGACTACGGTCAGTTGAAAGTAAAGGTTTCCGGCACTGCCGACATGGTGCCTACCGGTAAGGCAGTCACGGTGGTTGTGGATCCTGCTCGAAGCTGGATCATTCCACCAGCCCCGGCTGCCGCCACCAGCTAG
- a CDS encoding glycerophosphodiester phosphodiesterase, whose product MTIRHRGYYDDTVAENSLQGFRETFAQCLPGLETDVQLTKDRQLVLFHDNHIGRMLEANFDPEARTGPNPAVADLTLAELRANTLLTTAGTRSNQVVPTLDELIQTAIDTNGPSLMFLDLKSKDTVAPVLDRLKYFSTLHPDAHLEKRIVLKLHTEWFPRYSDWISVVDGAGLSYHPMANPVMTPLAAAQINTGSYVDYPDKEYTTNAARSWALWSEAPREEVPLVEVLLKDSQDFKHTTAKSSLMGSYNAPTSLEEGNGVEGTMAEMITIAHARGKTLGLFSPVPDYVAWRHGPVAGYTVPNVKTDRPAIDVQHAFSNADGSCCYQLKDLLSNRPEAHEAADLRSNLDWAYDAGVRVFTSDDTDSIDTHFHSRGLLESEARPVTHTAPEGMHSALAAAIEGATPLDYSDVKLKAWNGGSSPTWQGQVCIWSNENNGAWAIACNYTSSGYTATLRITTSPTVPGAMRIQDTRNFQCLTAGKPGQTAVTWTDLCDDRRAQWFRTKDNQYKDYRGTYLTLSWQNLYSQGKPYAWLFTSNTPSGSWSAWNFRR is encoded by the coding sequence ATGACGATCCGTCATCGTGGCTACTATGACGACACTGTTGCCGAAAACAGTTTGCAAGGATTTCGGGAAACCTTTGCGCAATGTTTGCCTGGCTTGGAAACCGATGTCCAACTCACGAAAGACCGACAGCTTGTCTTATTTCACGACAACCACATAGGACGGATGTTGGAGGCCAACTTCGATCCGGAGGCGCGCACCGGCCCGAATCCGGCAGTGGCTGATCTCACCCTCGCTGAGCTACGTGCTAACACGCTCCTCACCACCGCTGGAACCCGTTCGAACCAGGTCGTGCCGACCCTTGATGAGCTTATCCAAACAGCGATCGACACCAACGGCCCGTCACTGATGTTTCTTGATCTCAAATCAAAAGACACCGTGGCGCCGGTGCTTGACCGGCTGAAGTATTTTTCCACGCTGCATCCTGATGCGCATTTGGAAAAACGAATCGTGCTCAAACTGCACACCGAATGGTTTCCCCGCTACTCCGACTGGATTTCGGTGGTAGACGGCGCTGGTTTGAGCTATCACCCGATGGCGAATCCGGTGATGACGCCACTGGCAGCGGCACAGATCAACACAGGCAGCTATGTGGATTATCCCGATAAGGAATACACCACCAATGCTGCCCGCTCATGGGCATTGTGGTCGGAAGCGCCACGCGAAGAAGTCCCACTGGTAGAAGTGCTGTTGAAGGATTCCCAGGATTTTAAACATACAACAGCGAAATCATCCCTGATGGGCAGCTACAATGCCCCGACCTCGTTGGAGGAAGGCAACGGGGTGGAAGGCACCATGGCGGAGATGATCACCATCGCCCACGCTCGTGGCAAAACCCTGGGATTGTTTTCCCCTGTGCCGGACTATGTAGCGTGGCGTCATGGTCCTGTTGCTGGCTACACCGTCCCGAATGTGAAAACAGATCGCCCAGCAATTGATGTGCAACACGCGTTTTCAAATGCTGATGGCTCGTGCTGCTATCAGCTGAAGGATTTGTTAAGCAACCGCCCTGAGGCACATGAAGCAGCTGATCTGCGGAGCAACCTGGACTGGGCATACGACGCCGGCGTACGAGTGTTTACCAGCGACGACACCGATTCGATTGATACCCACTTTCACAGTCGTGGCCTGCTGGAATCCGAAGCTCGTCCGGTAACACATACCGCCCCAGAGGGGATGCATTCAGCGCTTGCTGCGGCCATTGAAGGGGCAACCCCACTGGACTATTCCGATGTGAAATTGAAAGCGTGGAATGGTGGATCATCACCAACCTGGCAAGGGCAGGTGTGTATCTGGTCGAATGAAAACAACGGGGCCTGGGCGATCGCATGCAACTACACGTCGTCGGGATACACCGCCACGTTACGCATCACCACTTCGCCGACGGTACCCGGAGCGATGCGTATCCAAGACACCCGGAATTTTCAATGCCTCACAGCTGGTAAACCTGGGCAAACAGCAGTAACTTGGACCGATCTTTGCGATGATCGTCGTGCCCAATGGTTCCGCACGAAAGACAATCAATATAAAGATTATCGCGGAACATATCTCACCCTGTCCTGGCAAAATCTGTACTCGCAAGGTAAACCCTATGCGTGGCTGTTTACCAGTAACACTCCTTCCGGCTCGTGGTCGGCTTGGAATTTCCGGCGCTAA